From the genome of Candidatus Binataceae bacterium, one region includes:
- a CDS encoding LLM class flavin-dependent oxidoreductase, translated as MPKLKEIGLIVENTDARDYVTQAQAAERMGFDSFWVPEDYVFPGAFSSCAAIAAATSKIKIGTGVVNPFTRHPVLLAMELAALDQLSEGRAILGLGASIKLWIQEQMGIRYDKPVAALRDAVAIIRGLFAGKQLEHRGDAFTATAGIRFNLRPLRPNVPIYLGATAPRTIELAGEVADGWFPFGVGPEAIGPAIERIRVGARRAGRSLSDFCFSSFIFTAVGDDDRAVREAIKPFLALVLGWFSAQPHLPIFTNFGLTAKDVSLIRQSHACGEVRPEMVSEAMIDGLALAGSPQRCRERLAQYVDAGIDTAVFAIEGGPDFAKHLESLHRNLVSHFI; from the coding sequence ATGCCTAAGCTCAAAGAGATTGGCCTGATAGTCGAAAATACCGACGCGCGCGATTACGTAACCCAGGCGCAAGCTGCCGAGCGGATGGGCTTTGACAGCTTCTGGGTCCCGGAGGATTACGTGTTTCCGGGGGCGTTCAGTTCCTGCGCCGCGATAGCGGCAGCAACCAGCAAGATCAAGATAGGCACCGGCGTCGTCAATCCCTTCACGCGCCATCCGGTGCTGCTCGCGATGGAGCTTGCGGCCCTCGATCAGCTCTCGGAAGGCCGCGCGATCCTCGGCCTCGGCGCGAGCATCAAGCTCTGGATCCAGGAACAGATGGGCATCCGGTACGACAAGCCGGTCGCGGCGCTGCGGGACGCGGTCGCGATCATCCGCGGGCTCTTCGCGGGCAAGCAGTTGGAGCATCGCGGCGACGCGTTCACCGCCACCGCCGGCATCCGCTTCAACCTGCGGCCGCTGCGACCCAACGTGCCGATCTACCTCGGCGCGACCGCGCCGCGGACGATCGAGCTTGCTGGCGAGGTCGCGGACGGCTGGTTCCCGTTCGGCGTCGGACCGGAGGCGATTGGGCCGGCGATCGAACGAATCCGCGTCGGCGCCCGGCGCGCGGGCCGGAGCCTCTCTGACTTTTGCTTCTCTTCTTTCATCTTCACGGCGGTGGGCGACGACGACCGCGCGGTGCGCGAGGCGATCAAGCCGTTTTTGGCGCTGGTCCTTGGATGGTTCTCCGCCCAGCCGCACCTGCCGATCTTCACCAACTTCGGACTCACCGCGAAGGACGTGAGCCTGATTCGGCAGAGCCACGCCTGTGGCGAAGTCCGGCCCGAGATGGTGAGCGAGGCGATGATCGACGGGCTGGCGTTGGCGGGCAGTCCGCAGCGATGCCGCGAGCGGCTGGCGCAATACGTCGATGCCGGGATCGACACGGCGGTATTTGCCATCGAGGGCGGCCCGGATTTCGCAAAACATCTCGAATCGCTCCATCGCAACCTGGTGAGCCATTTCATATAG
- a CDS encoding histidine phosphatase family protein: MMTGPARLVLVRHGETVGNSSIRYYGRTDVALSELGRRQMNAAGEWLAARDGARGFAPVFSSPLVRAAEGARIIAGENARALVIDEFVEVDFGLFEGLTAEEIAERYPEEFRRWNADRLAADFVYPEGESRADFEKRVKCGTTRMLSVWQDARAGGAAASAALLVAHRGVIRAIVRHLTGVLEPRIDLGSIHILEQEMDEEDVRVARWRPIVLDFTKHLEVCSRATD; this comes from the coding sequence ATGATGACCGGACCGGCGCGGCTGGTGCTCGTGCGCCATGGCGAGACCGTCGGCAACTCGAGCATCCGCTACTACGGCCGTACCGACGTGGCGCTGTCCGAGCTTGGCCGGCGTCAGATGAATGCCGCGGGCGAATGGCTCGCGGCGCGCGACGGCGCGCGCGGATTCGCCCCGGTATTCTCGAGCCCGCTCGTGCGCGCGGCAGAAGGCGCTCGGATCATCGCGGGCGAGAATGCGCGCGCCCTGGTCATCGACGAATTCGTCGAGGTTGATTTCGGCCTGTTCGAAGGCCTCACGGCGGAGGAGATAGCCGAGCGTTATCCTGAAGAGTTCCGGCGATGGAACGCCGACCGGCTCGCGGCCGACTTCGTCTATCCCGAAGGCGAGAGCAGGGCGGACTTTGAGAAGCGCGTCAAGTGCGGAACCACGCGGATGCTCTCGGTGTGGCAGGACGCGCGCGCGGGCGGCGCCGCGGCCTCGGCTGCGCTGCTGGTCGCGCATCGCGGCGTGATTCGCGCAATAGTGCGGCATCTGACGGGCGTGCTCGAACCGCGCATCGATCTCGGCTCGATTCATATCCTCGAACAGGAGATGGACGAGGAAGACGTGCGCGTCGCGCGATGGCGTCCGATCGTGCTGGATTTTACCAAGCACCTGGAAGTTTGCAGTAGAGCGACCGATTAG
- a CDS encoding DUF1015 domain-containing protein — protein sequence MAMTHRIEPFAGLLYDPERAGALSHVVAPPYDLIDRARQDALYARSLYNVVRLELNRDPDRYGSAARTLGQWVNEGVLRPASRPAIFLYSQFFELEGRLLRRSGFIVRIRLEEFSAGRILPHEKTFPAAKQDRLELLTALNTNVSSVFGLYTGQHPALAAIVAELSAQEPLLEVSDDDGIRNQLRWIDDRAAIAAIQGELENPRIFIADGHHRYETALEYRRRRRAVEGDPEGARPYDYTMMTLVAGDDPGLVILPTYRVAQRLDPARIASFDKRAAEWFAIEEFERTDAMRAALSGAGQGAIAVALGGEQVKLRLLRLRDSRAMADAMPAAPPAVQRLDVSVLHALVLERIFGITPEQVKAGGLIEYTIDAPGALATLGSGSARGVFLMNPPTIRDVEAVSDAGAVMPEKSTYFHPKLLTGLVLNPLDGVASEKG from the coding sequence ATGGCGATGACACATCGAATCGAACCCTTCGCGGGCCTTCTCTACGATCCCGAACGCGCCGGCGCGCTGAGCCATGTCGTCGCGCCGCCGTATGATTTGATCGACAGGGCGCGCCAGGACGCGCTCTACGCGCGGAGCCTTTATAACGTCGTGCGTCTGGAACTCAATCGCGATCCCGACCGGTATGGGTCGGCGGCGCGCACGCTTGGCCAGTGGGTCAACGAAGGCGTGCTCAGGCCCGCGTCCCGCCCCGCGATTTTTTTGTACTCGCAATTCTTCGAGCTCGAAGGGCGGCTGCTTCGGCGGAGCGGCTTTATCGTACGTATCCGGCTTGAGGAGTTCAGCGCCGGGAGAATTCTGCCGCACGAGAAAACCTTTCCCGCCGCGAAACAGGATCGGCTCGAACTCCTGACTGCGCTCAACACCAACGTCAGTTCGGTCTTCGGGCTTTATACCGGCCAGCATCCGGCGCTCGCCGCTATCGTGGCCGAGCTTTCGGCGCAGGAGCCGCTGCTGGAGGTCAGCGACGACGACGGAATTCGCAACCAACTGCGTTGGATCGACGATCGCGCCGCAATCGCGGCGATCCAGGGCGAACTCGAAAATCCGCGCATCTTCATCGCCGACGGACACCATCGCTACGAGACCGCGCTCGAATATCGGCGTCGCCGGCGCGCTGTCGAGGGCGATCCGGAGGGTGCGCGTCCCTACGACTACACGATGATGACGCTGGTCGCCGGCGACGACCCAGGCCTGGTGATCCTGCCGACGTATCGCGTCGCGCAGCGGCTTGACCCGGCGCGGATCGCGTCATTCGATAAGCGCGCGGCCGAGTGGTTCGCGATCGAAGAGTTTGAGCGCACGGACGCGATGCGCGCAGCGCTGTCCGGGGCGGGGCAGGGTGCGATCGCGGTCGCGCTCGGCGGCGAGCAGGTAAAGCTGCGCTTGCTCAGGCTGAGGGATTCGCGCGCGATGGCCGACGCGATGCCCGCGGCGCCGCCGGCGGTGCAGCGGCTCGACGTAAGCGTGTTGCACGCGCTGGTGCTGGAGCGGATCTTCGGAATTACGCCGGAGCAGGTCAAAGCCGGCGGCCTGATTGAATACACGATCGACGCGCCCGGCGCGCTTGCGACGCTGGGTTCAGGCAGCGCGAGAGGCGTTTTCCTGATGAACCCGCCAACCATCCGGGATGTCGAGGCGGTGAGCGACGCGGGTGCGGTGATGCCGGAGAAATCGACCTATTTCCATCCGAAGCTGCTGACCGGCCTCGTGCTCAACCCGCTCGATGGCGTCGCGTCAGAAAAGGGCTGA
- a CDS encoding L-threonylcarbamoyladenylate synthase, producing the protein MNSPVIADALAALAAGEAIVYPTETFYALGVDALSSDALERLFAIKGREPGKPVALIAADAAMAFAVAREVPGAARVLAEAFWPGPLTLVLPARDGIPAPLIGDDGGVGVRVSSHPTARALAAGLGRPLTATSANLAGEPPAVEPEAARRTLGGKVKVFVEHGWLAGGAPSTVVTFAGSQIRVLRHGAVSEGQLTARLAARASR; encoded by the coding sequence ATGAATTCCCCCGTCATCGCCGACGCTCTCGCGGCGCTCGCTGCGGGCGAGGCGATCGTCTATCCGACGGAGACCTTCTATGCGCTGGGCGTGGACGCGCTCTCGTCGGATGCGCTCGAGCGCCTGTTCGCGATAAAAGGGCGGGAGCCCGGAAAGCCGGTCGCGCTGATCGCCGCGGACGCGGCGATGGCCTTTGCGGTGGCGCGCGAGGTGCCGGGCGCGGCCCGCGTTCTCGCCGAGGCGTTCTGGCCGGGGCCATTGACGCTCGTGTTGCCCGCCCGCGACGGGATTCCCGCGCCGCTCATCGGCGACGACGGCGGAGTCGGCGTGCGCGTGTCATCGCATCCGACCGCTCGCGCACTGGCTGCGGGACTTGGGCGCCCGCTCACCGCGACCAGCGCCAACCTGGCGGGCGAGCCGCCCGCCGTGGAACCTGAAGCTGCACGCCGCACGCTGGGAGGCAAAGTTAAAGTGTTCGTTGAGCATGGTTGGCTGGCCGGCGGCGCTCCGAGCACGGTAGTGACGTTCGCCGGCTCGCAGATACGCGTGCTCCGTCACGGCGCGGTAAGCGAGGGTCAACTGACCGCTCGGCTCGCGGCGCGCGCGTCGCGATGA
- the purD gene encoding phosphoribosylamine--glycine ligase translates to MKILVIGKGGREHALLWRLNQSETARKLYCAGGNPGIAQLATIAPAAPNDLAALVDFVRGEKIDLTVVGPEDPLAAGIVDEFERAGLKIFGPTRAAAQLEASKAFAKAVMREAGVKTAGFEIFDDAEAARRWVRARGGPMVVKADGLALGKGVSVCDDAVGALAAIDDAMERRLFGAAGARVVIEERLVGEEVSFFALCDGESAVALGSVQDHKAAFDGDRGPNTGGMGAYTPVPHFGPALEARVMNEVVMPTLGAMRARGTPLRGVMFVGLMIDGERLNVLEYNVRFGDPECEPLMMRFEGDLAQTLLACAEGRLKDVTVRLSPRAAAAVVLASGGYPGSYRKGVPISGLERIDGAEPSEAKVRWALQKTRVKVFHAGTALRDGRLVSDGGRVLVVTAMAADLRRAVAASYEAAAMIEFEGMHMRRDIAHRALERLAP, encoded by the coding sequence ATGAAGATCCTCGTGATAGGCAAGGGCGGGCGCGAGCACGCCTTGCTCTGGCGGCTCAACCAGAGCGAGACGGCGCGCAAGCTCTACTGCGCGGGCGGTAACCCCGGCATCGCGCAGCTCGCGACGATAGCTCCCGCCGCACCGAACGACCTCGCCGCTCTGGTTGACTTCGTGCGCGGCGAGAAAATCGACCTTACCGTGGTCGGACCGGAAGATCCGCTGGCTGCCGGAATCGTCGACGAGTTCGAGCGCGCGGGGCTAAAAATTTTTGGCCCGACCAGGGCCGCCGCGCAACTCGAAGCGAGCAAGGCCTTCGCCAAGGCCGTGATGCGCGAGGCGGGCGTAAAGACTGCGGGCTTCGAGATTTTCGACGACGCCGAGGCGGCGCGCCGATGGGTTCGCGCGCGCGGCGGTCCGATGGTGGTCAAGGCTGACGGCCTCGCGCTCGGCAAGGGCGTGTCCGTATGCGACGACGCGGTAGGCGCGCTCGCCGCGATCGACGACGCGATGGAGCGTCGGCTTTTCGGCGCGGCGGGCGCGCGGGTCGTGATCGAAGAGCGTCTTGTGGGCGAGGAGGTTTCGTTCTTTGCGCTCTGCGACGGCGAAAGCGCAGTCGCGCTCGGCTCGGTGCAGGATCACAAGGCTGCGTTCGACGGCGACCGCGGCCCCAACACCGGCGGGATGGGCGCGTACACGCCGGTGCCGCATTTCGGCCCGGCGCTCGAGGCGCGGGTGATGAACGAGGTGGTGATGCCGACGCTCGGCGCGATGCGCGCGCGCGGCACGCCGCTTCGCGGCGTGATGTTCGTCGGCTTGATGATCGACGGCGAGCGGCTCAACGTCCTCGAATACAACGTCCGCTTCGGCGATCCTGAATGCGAGCCGCTGATGATGCGGTTCGAGGGCGACCTCGCCCAGACGCTGCTGGCCTGCGCCGAGGGCCGGCTGAAGGACGTGACGGTAAGACTCTCGCCGCGCGCCGCGGCAGCCGTGGTGCTCGCCTCGGGCGGATATCCGGGCTCGTATCGCAAGGGCGTTCCGATAAGCGGCCTCGAGCGGATCGACGGGGCCGAGCCGTCGGAGGCGAAGGTGCGATGGGCGCTGCAGAAGACGCGGGTCAAGGTCTTTCACGCCGGGACCGCGCTGCGCGACGGACGCCTGGTATCCGACGGCGGCCGCGTGCTGGTGGTGACCGCGATGGCCGCGGATCTGCGCCGCGCCGTCGCCGCATCCTACGAAGCCGCCGCGATGATCGAGTTCGAGGGGATGCATATGCGCCGCGACATCGCGCATCGCGCGCTCGAACGCCTCGCCCCATGA
- the purH gene encoding bifunctional phosphoribosylaminoimidazolecarboxamide formyltransferase/IMP cyclohydrolase — translation METAAIKIGRALLGVSDKAGLAEFARALAARGVEIVSTGGTAAALQAAGVKVRGVENLTGSPEMLDGRVKTLHPKIHGGILARRADENHQRQMREHGIEPIDLVVVNFYPFEQTVERPDVSLDDAIENIDIGGPTLVRAAAKNWNDVAVVVDPADYPALIEELKASGGALARETRWRLARKAFARVTAYDCAISNYLGAIENGKREPLGETFSLSLPREQTLRYGENPHQVGALYGRFREIAEQLHGRELSFNNVFDISSAVNLMLDFADYKNAVVAILKHNTPCGVGVGATLLQAWEKAFATDPDSPFGGIIIANRPWDLPFAEAVDELFTEVLIGTDFEPGVLEFLRKKKNRRVMRFHPAAVHREDLDLKRVVGGLLVQTPDLSLEHPREGKVVTRRAPTPAELRAMEFGIRVCKHIKSNAIAFVAEDRTLAVGGGATSRIDPLYAAREKAARLKVSLKDSVLVSEALFPFPDGPTLAAEAGATAIAQPGGAMRDSEVIAAADARGLSMVFTGVRHFRH, via the coding sequence ATGGAAACGGCTGCGATCAAAATCGGCCGGGCGCTGCTCGGCGTCTCCGACAAAGCGGGGCTTGCGGAGTTCGCGCGGGCGCTCGCGGCGCGCGGCGTCGAGATAGTCTCGACCGGCGGCACGGCGGCTGCCCTGCAAGCGGCCGGCGTCAAGGTCCGCGGCGTCGAGAACCTCACCGGATCGCCCGAGATGCTCGACGGGCGGGTCAAGACGCTCCATCCGAAGATTCACGGCGGAATTCTCGCGCGGCGCGCCGACGAAAATCATCAGCGCCAGATGCGCGAGCACGGAATCGAGCCGATCGATCTGGTCGTGGTCAACTTTTATCCCTTCGAACAAACGGTCGAGCGGCCGGACGTGAGTCTCGACGACGCGATCGAGAATATCGACATCGGCGGCCCGACGCTGGTGCGCGCCGCCGCCAAGAACTGGAACGACGTCGCGGTGGTGGTCGATCCGGCCGACTATCCGGCGCTGATCGAAGAGCTCAAGGCAAGCGGCGGGGCGCTCGCGCGCGAGACCCGATGGCGTCTCGCGCGCAAGGCCTTCGCCCGCGTCACCGCTTACGACTGCGCGATTTCGAATTACCTCGGCGCGATCGAGAACGGCAAGCGCGAGCCGCTGGGAGAGACTTTCAGCCTCTCGCTGCCACGCGAACAGACGCTCCGCTACGGCGAGAATCCCCATCAGGTGGGCGCGCTCTACGGACGTTTCCGTGAAATCGCCGAGCAGCTCCACGGCCGCGAGCTTTCCTTCAACAACGTTTTCGACATCAGCTCCGCCGTCAACCTGATGCTTGATTTCGCGGACTACAAAAACGCCGTGGTCGCGATCCTCAAGCACAACACGCCCTGCGGCGTGGGCGTCGGCGCGACGTTGCTCCAAGCGTGGGAGAAGGCGTTCGCGACCGACCCGGACTCGCCTTTCGGCGGAATCATCATCGCCAATCGCCCCTGGGACCTGCCGTTTGCCGAAGCGGTTGACGAGCTGTTTACCGAGGTCCTGATCGGAACCGACTTTGAGCCCGGAGTGTTGGAGTTCCTGCGCAAGAAAAAGAACCGGCGCGTGATGCGGTTTCATCCCGCCGCCGTGCATCGCGAGGACCTCGACCTCAAGCGCGTCGTCGGCGGACTGCTGGTGCAGACTCCCGACCTGAGCCTCGAACACCCGCGCGAAGGCAAAGTCGTAACCCGGCGCGCGCCGACGCCGGCTGAACTGCGCGCGATGGAGTTCGGCATCCGCGTGTGCAAACACATCAAGTCCAACGCGATCGCGTTCGTCGCCGAGGACCGCACGCTGGCGGTCGGCGGCGGCGCAACTTCGCGAATCGACCCGTTATACGCGGCGCGCGAGAAGGCGGCGCGGCTTAAAGTGTCACTTAAAGATTCAGTGCTGGTCTCCGAGGCGCTCTTTCCCTTCCCTGACGGGCCCACGCTTGCCGCGGAGGCCGGGGCGACGGCGATCGCGCAGCCGGGCGGCGCGATGCGCGATTCCGAGGTTATCGCGGCTGCCGACGCCCGTGGGCTGTCGATGGTCTTCACGGGAGTGCGCCACTTTCGGCACTGA
- the alr gene encoding alanine racemase — MEVVNGPTVAEIDLGALGANYRAIRAAGNGVELMAVVKADAYGHGAVEVARALRAEGCAHFGVARVSEARELRAAGVRERVYLLGGFLAAEADEIVALDLTPFVYDAALVAPLGRAAQAQARANFPVHLKIDSGATRLGILPGDLDQAIAELGRAMSLRVEGVCTLLVNAGDPQSPVTSMQLKVFDAAMARLRAAGIEPQVAHVANSAASILRPDAHYGLLRPGLAIYGLPPVPAVREQVELRPVMTFKTRVIQVKRVPAGVGVSYGHTFVTPRPSAIGVLAVGYADGYRRGLQHGGEVLIRGRRAPVVGAVCMDLTMVDLTDVPGAAIGDEVILWGGAGEAMISVNDIARLAQTISYEMLCTVGKRVPRVYRKAA, encoded by the coding sequence ATGGAAGTCGTGAACGGGCCGACGGTGGCCGAGATCGATCTCGGTGCGCTGGGCGCCAACTACCGGGCGATCAGAGCGGCCGGTAACGGCGTGGAGTTGATGGCGGTGGTCAAGGCCGACGCGTACGGGCATGGCGCGGTCGAAGTTGCGCGCGCGCTGCGCGCCGAGGGTTGCGCTCATTTCGGCGTGGCGCGCGTGAGCGAAGCGCGCGAGCTGCGCGCGGCCGGGGTGCGCGAGCGCGTCTATCTGCTGGGCGGGTTTCTCGCCGCTGAGGCGGACGAGATCGTCGCGCTCGACCTTACGCCATTCGTGTACGACGCAGCGCTTGTGGCGCCGCTCGGGCGCGCCGCCCAGGCGCAGGCGCGGGCGAACTTTCCCGTTCATCTCAAGATCGACAGCGGCGCGACGCGGCTTGGGATTCTGCCCGGCGATCTGGATCAAGCGATTGCGGAGCTTGGCCGTGCGATGTCGCTCAGGGTCGAAGGGGTGTGTACGTTGCTGGTCAATGCCGGCGATCCGCAAAGCCCCGTGACCAGCATGCAGCTGAAAGTATTCGACGCGGCGATGGCGCGCCTGCGCGCGGCCGGAATCGAGCCGCAAGTCGCTCATGTCGCCAATTCCGCGGCTTCCATCCTGCGCCCCGACGCGCACTACGGTCTGCTGCGCCCGGGGCTTGCGATCTATGGCTTGCCGCCGGTGCCGGCCGTTCGGGAGCAAGTCGAACTGCGGCCCGTGATGACGTTCAAGACGCGCGTGATCCAGGTGAAGCGCGTGCCCGCAGGCGTCGGCGTCAGCTATGGCCATACCTTCGTCACGCCGCGGCCGAGCGCGATCGGCGTACTCGCGGTCGGTTACGCCGACGGCTATCGCCGCGGACTGCAACACGGCGGGGAAGTGCTGATCCGCGGGCGGCGTGCGCCGGTCGTCGGCGCGGTATGCATGGACCTGACGATGGTCGATCTTACCGACGTGCCCGGTGCGGCGATCGGCGACGAGGTCATCCTGTGGGGCGGCGCGGGCGAAGCGATGATCAGCGTCAACGACATCGCGCGCCTCGCGCAGACGATCTCGTACGAGATGCTATGTACGGTCGGCAAACGCGTGCCGCGCGTTTATCGAAAGGCGGCCTGA
- the thiS gene encoding sulfur carrier protein ThiS, with translation MSRFAIQLNGEQYTVEGDPSLPALLERLKMRRGRVAVEINRTVIPRAQYDSVRLNPGDMVEVINFVGGG, from the coding sequence ATGTCGCGCTTCGCGATTCAACTCAACGGCGAACAGTACACGGTCGAAGGCGATCCGAGCCTGCCCGCGCTGCTCGAGCGACTGAAAATGCGCCGCGGCCGGGTGGCGGTCGAAATCAACCGTACCGTCATACCGCGCGCGCAATACGATTCGGTCAGGCTCAACCCGGGCGACATGGTCGAGGTGATCAACTTCGTCGGCGGCGGCTAG
- a CDS encoding thiazole synthase codes for MEHDHFDLAGRVFHSRLIVGTGKYRDFAETRAAVEASGAEIVTVAVRRVNITNRDSENLLDYIDPKRYQILPNTAGCYTVEEAVRTCRLAREVGVGDIVKLEVIGDQKTLFPDVPATIEAAKILVKEGFKVLPYITDDPVACLRLAEIGCAAVMPLAAPIGSGMGIRNPFNLRIIIEQAKVPVIVDAGVGTASDAAEAMEIGSDGLLINSAIAGAKDPIAMARAMKLAIEAGRIAYRAGRIEQKLYATASSPLSGLIR; via the coding sequence ATGGAACATGATCATTTCGACCTGGCGGGCCGGGTCTTTCATTCCCGGCTGATCGTCGGCACCGGCAAGTATCGCGACTTTGCGGAAACCCGCGCGGCGGTCGAGGCGAGCGGCGCCGAGATCGTCACGGTCGCCGTCCGCCGCGTCAATATCACCAACCGCGACAGCGAGAACCTGCTCGACTATATCGATCCCAAGCGCTACCAGATTCTGCCAAACACCGCCGGATGCTATACGGTCGAAGAAGCGGTCCGCACTTGCCGCCTCGCGCGCGAGGTCGGGGTGGGCGACATCGTCAAGCTCGAGGTAATCGGCGATCAGAAAACGCTCTTCCCCGACGTCCCGGCAACGATCGAAGCGGCCAAAATCCTGGTCAAGGAAGGCTTCAAGGTGCTGCCATACATAACGGACGATCCCGTCGCCTGTCTGCGCCTGGCCGAGATCGGATGCGCGGCGGTGATGCCGCTCGCGGCGCCGATCGGCTCGGGCATGGGCATCCGCAATCCCTTCAACCTGCGCATCATCATCGAACAGGCGAAGGTCCCGGTGATCGTCGACGCCGGCGTGGGCACCGCGTCGGACGCGGCCGAAGCGATGGAAATCGGCTCCGACGGATTGCTGATCAATTCGGCGATCGCGGGAGCGAAGGATCCGATCGCGATGGCGCGGGCGATGAAACTCGCGATCGAAGCCGGGCGAATCGCCTATCGTGCCGGGCGCATCGAACAGAAGCTATACGCCACCGCCTCGAGTCCGCTTAGCGGCCTGATTCGCTAG